Proteins from one Candidatus Saccharimonadales bacterium genomic window:
- the murF gene encoding UDP-N-acetylmuramoyl-tripeptide--D-alanyl-D-alanine ligase — protein MFKKLIQKKLEKYVKAYFKKHPEVKLVTVTGSVGKTSTKMAIATVLSRRYRVRLHEGNHNTDVSAPLAILGIEYPGNIHSIGAWLSVFSAARRRIHEPTDTDIIIQELGSDHPGEVAHFGTYLLPDIAVVTAVSPEHMEFFGTIEAVAQEELTAANFAKLAMINRDDIDGRFANFLTNSNIDTYGTTAAAEFRFEEEDFTLQAGYTGSLISPDSATPIPVQVHVVGEHSLRAAVAAAAVGMKLGLGPEEITAGLAAIHAVPGRMNLLHGIDDTLLIDDTYNSSPLALSSALQTLYSLQVPQRIAVLGSMNELGSVSSAEHQKIGAMCDPSLLSWVITVGEEAEKYLAPAARARGCQVKSFHSAIDAGGFARSVLEPGAAILLKGSEGNIYLEEAVKVLCVMSADHELVRQTPAWMKIKDNFFSKFA, from the coding sequence AAAACATCCAGAAGTAAAACTCGTAACTGTCACTGGTAGTGTCGGTAAAACAAGCACAAAGATGGCAATCGCAACAGTACTGTCGCGTCGCTATAGAGTGCGTCTCCATGAAGGAAATCATAATACTGATGTCAGCGCACCACTCGCAATCTTAGGTATCGAGTACCCAGGAAATATTCACAGTATCGGCGCTTGGCTATCTGTTTTTTCAGCTGCAAGACGTCGTATTCACGAACCAACTGATACAGATATTATTATTCAGGAACTAGGATCTGACCATCCAGGTGAAGTTGCCCATTTTGGTACCTACCTACTACCAGATATTGCAGTTGTTACTGCCGTCTCTCCTGAACATATGGAATTTTTCGGAACGATTGAGGCAGTAGCACAAGAGGAATTAACCGCAGCTAATTTTGCAAAACTCGCTATGATCAACCGTGATGATATTGACGGTAGGTTTGCGAACTTCCTTACAAATTCTAATATTGATACATACGGTACAACAGCTGCTGCTGAGTTTCGTTTTGAAGAAGAAGACTTTACACTTCAGGCTGGCTATACCGGTTCTCTTATCAGCCCTGATAGTGCAACGCCAATCCCAGTTCAAGTTCACGTAGTCGGAGAGCATAGTCTTCGTGCTGCCGTTGCAGCTGCAGCTGTTGGTATGAAACTAGGACTTGGCCCTGAGGAGATTACAGCAGGGCTTGCCGCAATTCATGCTGTACCAGGACGTATGAATCTTCTTCATGGCATCGACGACACTCTCCTCATCGATGATACGTATAATTCCAGCCCACTCGCTCTTAGCTCGGCACTTCAAACACTTTACAGTCTACAGGTTCCTCAGAGAATCGCAGTACTCGGGAGTATGAATGAATTAGGCAGTGTATCAAGTGCTGAACACCAAAAAATTGGGGCTATGTGTGACCCGAGTCTTTTATCATGGGTGATTACTGTAGGCGAAGAGGCAGAAAAATACCTTGCACCTGCTGCTCGTGCTCGTGGATGTCAGGTGAAAAGTTTCCACTCAGCCATTGACGCTGGTGGGTTTGCAAGAAGTGTTCTTGAGCCAGGTGCGGCAATTCTTCTCAAAGGTTCTGAAGGCAATATCTACCTGGAAGAAGCTGTTAAAGTTCTCTGCGTGATGAGTGCTGATCATGAACTTGTTCGTCAGACTCCGGCATGGATGAAGATAAAAGACAACTTCTTTTCAAAATTCGCGTAG
- the leuS gene encoding leucine--tRNA ligase, with amino-acid sequence MMRYNPSEIEPKWQAAWDEQQAYVVADDPSKQKTYVSGMFPYPSGAGMHTGHAFSYSIVDAIARFHRAHGKNVLNPMGWDTFGLPAENYAIKTGTAPAEITKINTDNFKKQFRRMGVSIDWTREINTSDPEYYRWTQWIFTKFFERGLAYQKESLQWWCPVDKTVLANEQVEGGKCWRCGTEVVKKSMNQWFFKITDYADALLEEIPDLDWPQKIKTAQTNWIGKSEGAEIKFRLDVKDTLKFTPELTKLIQDGKKWSTIRLEPKNLNAGDLVGLSTRHSETEVSPFSVAKINSIQTMKLGDIALDLDGHEPFATKEQQLNSYKKYYGESVDFETVFTIYDFKTINDTITVFSTRPDTLFGATFIVLAPEHPLARELATDEYKESVDAYVTGAVKKSEIDRMNDTREKTGVSTGSYVTNPINGEKIPIWIADYVLGGYGTGAVMAVPAHDERDFAFAEKFNLPIIEVIQKPDNTEETTYHGEGPLINSGIFDGMSTSDAREEVVAWLEQQGVGSSKTTYKMRDWLISRQRYWGAPIPIIHCEEHGAVAVPENQLPVLLPDVKDFAPKGDGKSVLASVPEWVNTTCPTCGKPARRETDTMDGYACSSWYLLRYSDPHNAEAAWDPAKANYWSPIDYYVGGDHAVAHLLYVRFWTHVFKDMGLVDFKEPVKKLIYHGYINAEDGTKMSKSKGNVIDPLDVIDQGYGADALRTYLLFMGPIELDAPWDSRGIAGIYRFLNRVWTLSQEFEQSDKTFTGNDNAVIRIQHKTIKKVTDDYHRLSFNTAISALMEYVNELYKLKTDGFSETVWREALSTLARLIAPFAPHMAEELWQQFGHDGLIHQSGWPLWDDSLITSETIVVIVQVNGKLRAKLTFAKDADEETVKNTALTDPNVQKFTDNKKPAKVIYIPGRLVNIVV; translated from the coding sequence ATGATGCGCTATAACCCTTCAGAGATTGAACCTAAATGGCAAGCAGCCTGGGACGAACAACAGGCTTATGTTGTTGCCGATGATCCATCGAAACAGAAAACATATGTTTCTGGTATGTTTCCATATCCAAGTGGTGCTGGAATGCACACGGGTCACGCATTTAGTTACTCAATCGTTGATGCAATTGCTCGTTTTCATAGGGCGCATGGTAAGAATGTCTTGAACCCAATGGGGTGGGATACATTTGGACTCCCTGCAGAAAACTATGCTATTAAAACAGGTACTGCGCCAGCTGAAATAACGAAAATTAATACAGACAACTTCAAAAAACAATTCCGCCGCATGGGTGTTAGTATTGACTGGACGAGAGAAATTAATACGAGTGATCCAGAATACTATCGCTGGACACAGTGGATATTTACAAAGTTTTTTGAACGTGGACTTGCGTATCAAAAAGAAAGCCTGCAGTGGTGGTGCCCAGTTGATAAGACAGTTCTTGCAAATGAACAAGTAGAAGGCGGCAAATGTTGGCGCTGTGGTACGGAAGTCGTAAAAAAATCCATGAACCAGTGGTTTTTTAAGATAACTGACTATGCGGATGCGCTCCTTGAAGAAATCCCTGACCTCGATTGGCCACAGAAAATTAAAACAGCTCAGACGAATTGGATTGGTAAATCTGAGGGTGCCGAAATCAAGTTTCGTTTAGATGTTAAAGACACGTTAAAATTCACACCAGAACTAACAAAGTTGATTCAGGATGGGAAGAAGTGGTCTACTATTCGACTTGAACCAAAAAATCTCAATGCTGGTGATCTTGTGGGGCTTTCAACAAGGCACAGTGAAACCGAAGTATCGCCGTTTTCTGTCGCAAAAATTAACTCGATTCAAACGATGAAGCTTGGTGATATTGCGCTAGATCTTGATGGTCACGAGCCATTTGCTACGAAAGAACAACAACTAAATAGTTATAAGAAATATTACGGTGAATCAGTTGATTTTGAAACCGTATTTACCATTTACGATTTTAAAACCATCAACGATACAATCACCGTATTTTCTACACGACCAGATACTCTTTTTGGGGCAACTTTTATTGTTCTTGCACCTGAACACCCACTTGCACGAGAACTTGCAACTGACGAATATAAAGAATCTGTCGACGCGTATGTTACAGGAGCAGTAAAAAAATCTGAAATTGATCGAATGAACGATACTCGTGAGAAAACGGGAGTGAGCACAGGTAGCTATGTCACAAATCCAATTAACGGAGAAAAGATTCCTATTTGGATCGCAGACTATGTCCTTGGAGGCTATGGCACTGGAGCTGTTATGGCCGTTCCGGCACATGACGAACGAGATTTTGCTTTTGCAGAAAAGTTCAACTTACCAATCATTGAAGTGATTCAAAAACCAGATAATACCGAAGAGACAACCTACCATGGTGAAGGTCCACTTATAAACAGTGGTATATTTGACGGTATGTCGACAAGCGATGCACGCGAGGAAGTTGTCGCCTGGCTTGAACAGCAGGGGGTTGGTTCGAGTAAAACAACGTATAAAATGCGTGACTGGCTCATTAGTCGTCAACGCTATTGGGGAGCGCCTATTCCAATTATTCACTGTGAAGAACACGGTGCTGTTGCGGTGCCCGAGAATCAGCTGCCTGTGCTACTCCCAGATGTGAAAGATTTCGCGCCGAAAGGTGATGGTAAATCGGTACTTGCGAGTGTTCCTGAATGGGTAAATACGACATGCCCAACATGTGGTAAACCTGCAAGGCGCGAAACAGATACGATGGATGGCTATGCATGTAGTAGTTGGTATTTGCTTCGCTATAGTGACCCACATAACGCTGAGGCGGCTTGGGATCCTGCAAAAGCCAACTATTGGTCTCCTATAGATTACTATGTTGGTGGCGACCATGCAGTAGCTCACCTTCTATATGTCCGTTTCTGGACACACGTCTTCAAAGATATGGGACTTGTCGATTTTAAAGAGCCCGTTAAGAAGTTAATTTACCATGGCTACATCAATGCTGAAGATGGCACTAAGATGAGTAAATCAAAAGGTAATGTCATTGACCCTCTTGATGTTATCGATCAAGGATATGGAGCTGATGCGCTTAGAACCTATCTTCTATTTATGGGCCCAATCGAGCTAGATGCTCCATGGGACTCACGTGGCATTGCAGGAATCTACAGATTTCTTAACCGTGTCTGGACATTATCACAAGAATTTGAGCAATCAGATAAAACATTCACTGGTAATGACAATGCAGTTATTCGTATCCAGCACAAGACGATAAAAAAAGTAACAGATGACTATCATCGCCTTAGTTTCAATACCGCAATCTCAGCGCTCATGGAATATGTAAATGAGCTCTATAAACTAAAGACAGATGGTTTTAGTGAGACCGTGTGGCGCGAGGCACTTTCGACACTTGCGCGTCTCATTGCTCCGTTTGCACCGCACATGGCAGAAGAGCTATGGCAGCAATTTGGTCATGATGGACTCATTCACCAGTCCGGCTGGCCATTATGGGATGATTCGTTAATTACGAGCGAAACGATCGTCGTCATTGTTCAAGTCAATGGAAAGTTACGTGCGAAATTAACATTTGCAAAAGATGCTGACGAAGAAACCGTTAAAAATACCGCACTGACGGATCCAAACGTTCAGAAGTTTACAGACAACAAAAAACCAGCCAAGGTAATTTATATACCGGGCCGGCTAGTAAATATAGTCGTATAA